The following nucleotide sequence is from Salvia miltiorrhiza cultivar Shanhuang (shh) chromosome 7, IMPLAD_Smil_shh, whole genome shotgun sequence.
ttaacaaGGTTATATATATTTGGTGTAACGCTTGATTTTCTACCTACTTTGAGGGAGACGATGCAGTTATACTGGTAGATGATTACCTGATTGGAGCGTGTATAACATAACGGGTCCAACATAAGCATACATACCATTTTACATTTCATAATGAGAAAAACACGcgaaattattaaaaaaaaaattatttgcaaTATATAAATCGTTTTAGATTTAGTTACCCTATCTACCCCtaatctcattaattatagTCAAAACTTTATCTAATAAGCTCGTTTCTTCACCCTAGTTTTACATTAAGTTTGTGGTGTGAAACAAAAATCCCATCATTTAATTAGCAGGTTAAATTTGAGAAGACAATGAAGAGTTTCTTATGTTTTTACTCATGGATATAATTGTGATTAACTCAGTAAATAACATTAAATAAGGATGATTAGTgtatgttgatttttttttttttattaaatctgTGTAAAAGCTAAGGACAACTTATAAAAAAGattggagggagtattattttatgaattaatatCTCAGTACATGCgaactaatgaattaatatctAAATTATATACATATGCATGACCTACACACATCATTATTGTCAATAATTTTTACtcaatcaatatttttttttatcttttcttaCACGTCAATTCTGTTCCGCCCGTTATCGATCGATGAAATTCAAACGATGGTATGATCATCCCTTAGACTTAAACTacaaatttcaaatcaattttgtAATCAACATCAATTTAATATTAGGAATTGAATTAGATTAATGAAATATGATACAATTTAATTCAACTTGAAGAATAAAATGGTATATATTGAATCTATAAATTGGAAAGGCTAGATATAGTTAAGCAGCATGATTTCATTTCCCAACTTTATAAATATCACTGCCCGCCCTACAGCCTAATAGGGACTATTCCGCCAACCCTAGAAAAGTATAATAAATAATCAGAGATGTAGAATTTAATTAGATgcaaatatttttgaaattaaattaatgttTTTGATGAATTTTCCCAGTTTGTATATAATGCACGATGTCCCAATATGTACGTAAATATTGTAAGATACGTATAATTAGCCTTATCAATTGTATGATTTTTCCCATTTTGAGTATTGGTAtgatgattttttaattaataatagtaGTATAAAATCCAAGTTGGAGTGGTGaatattatcaattaaaaaactAATTTATGTAGGTTCTTACTGTAGTGGCTGATAATTCATACTATAATTCAAACTAAATCTGATAAATTAATGAATAATGACATAATGATGGATTATTAGTATTACGTCTTCTCAACGCAACATCTTTTTGACGCTTAAAGTTAATTACAATTCTTGTTTGcccattattattttttgagaatgaaaatatatttatttcatttgagAAAGATCATTCTTTACTATATCTTTTAGCACAATGAACTCCACACACacataggggaaggctaaaataagaacgcttcctaaaatataaaatatgaacaattttcaacccttatatcatcaaaatctacggctGATTCAtcaccctgttggatgaatttatggtcctaaGTTCAAatcccaaagatagcaaaaaattatttttcgcaattcataccttcaTACAGTAAATTTATAACCAGGACGAAGAGGATATGTAAGTATAAACATATTAAGAGACATTTATATCACTAATCatcataaaatatatttgttgaaggttttatatatatatatattgagtcTTCACACACAcctaatatattattaaatagaaaaaatgttAAACAATAATACTACCAAAGAAGATTAAAGAATGCTTAAGGAATCTAAATTGAAACCCGATTCATTATCACATTGAAAAGAATTAAGCAAATGAGCAATGCAATAATCCTTTGGCCCACCTCATGAACGACTGGTCATGCCAAAAGAAAAGAGAGTTAACATAATTAAGGATCATTATACTATTAATTACTATAAGAAATCAAAGTCAACATAATTATTTAAAACCAGTACAAAGAAAGCAACCAACCACTAAACTATTATGCTGAAATTTTTGTACACTACATAAatcattatttaataatttaaacgAACGTGTCGTTTCTCTAATCAGTGATATTTCCAACATTACGTGAAAGAAAAGAGATTGGtacataaaaattataattaaaaacaggggaaattagggtttagttACAATTAGATTCGGATAGGGTATGTTTAGgccatattatatatatattttcgcAGTTCACTGACTACTTCAGAAAACAGCTTGCAacattattttcaaataaaatactatacaATAATACTATTTGCACAAAATATGTTCGAACAAAACGCTTTAAAATTTTTGGttcccaaaataaaaagaacttagttagttttattgttttctccatattatagtttttttgtaattttttatgattttttttattttttacttattagtattttataagtaaaaaaatttaaaaaaaattattaaagaataaaaaaaactacaatatggagaaaaaaataaaataaactaaatttCTTTTTATCCGTACATATTTTATCCAAATAACAATACTCTAAAATTTAACCATGTTTGTTGATACGAACATAAGCAAAGTACTCATTTCTTATACTATAAGTTAGCATCACTTAGAGCACTCCccgcagatcacctaaatgcatcactaactctaaatttaggttaaaataattgaaaatgagataaaaaaaaatgcatccagcagatctcCTAAATTGGATGgagcccacaaaaaattttacacctacctaaattcaatcttaaatttacacccagcctaaatttattttaagcttataattagtagggcccacacataattattgtttttatgtagaaaataggagattttgtgtatgcatttataaaatcgagatcttaaaattaaatagggaagctttaggaaGGAATTTcagagcataattttgggatttctgctgggactGCTCTTACCCTTTTAAATTTAAAGTTCACCTCTATTTTCATGAATCATAATATTATTGACTTTCATGAATTAGCACccaataaaagtattttgttaTCAAATCTAGATCGATTTTACTTTATCGATATTGAATAAATGTGTTGGTAGTCTGAAGCCCATGTGAAATATTTACTAGATAGATCGATATAATCATATAAACTAATGATAGGAATATTTGATTTggagataaaaaaaaaggggggcAAAAAATATTCTCTAATATATTACCAGCTGAGAACCGTGGGCACAAATATAGTTCTACTGGTAGAAACTATGTGCGCCAACCCCTCAAATAAATGTTGCTTTAATTGCCCAATCATACACTTGGCTCTTCATACATTAAATATGACATGAaatagttgaaaatttataaagttAACTATTTTAGAAGAGGGATATTTGGCGtgaaatacacgaacttttaataaattttgattttttttatgatctttaaaatttggaaaaaaaaaatacatcatctttcaatattttttctgatttttcccacggtATGAAATACCCCCAAATATAAGCTGACTTTAGGGCTTTTGGCTTAGATTTTTTGATATGTAACCGTGAGGAATTTTCAATTTACAGGTACATCGATTTTATTATGACACCTTTATCATCGCTTCACGCTTAAgtatcaaaaaatctaagtcaaaTTCCCTAAAATCAACTTTTATTTGGGTGTATTTCAGACCTGtgggaaaaattgaaaaaataaaataaaatcgaaacatagtgtattttttttcaaatttaaaggTTAAGGGAAAGACcagaatttattgaaagtttatgtattttacgGTAAATATCATTTAGAATAATACTCTTTTGGCTTTTCtggaaaacaaaaaaatatttcacgTGTCTTTAAAATACATGCCTATTTGAAAATGACATAaatttttaagaaattgattgcGCATGTGTAAGTGGAATAAGGATCCtatttttattgtgagtgagttGTGTGTAAtatatttgtataaaaataaataaaaaaataggtatatatttttgaaactaataagaaaaatataaatatgtgtTTTAGAAACGAAGAAAgtattgtaaaataaaaaaaattgttttagaATAAGGAACTGAAAAGCCAACTTTAAGTAAATAATTTATGGCATTCTTATCTATTGGAAAAGAGAAAGGAAGATTATTCGATAAAATGTAAACACGTGTAATTAAGGAATAAGGGAGAAAAGGGACTTAATAAATATTGGTCAAAGGAAAAAGAGATTGTTTATGCATAGTTGGATGGTTGAGTGTTAACAAAATATGTCTCAATAATTTTGTTAACAAAATAAACTTTCATAAAATTTATGCATATTTTCACAAAAGCTGTTTAAGAGACTATAAATTCTCTTGATATTTTGTTAACAAAATAAGCTTTTAAGCTGTGAAAATATGTCTCAATAATTTTCATCTGGTTGGGGCAGAAAATCTGCTCAACGTGCGATTTCAAAAACTTTCTATGCAGGAATTATTTAATAAACTAATATATTCTTGTAAAAttaaccttaaaataaaatatatagtcTGAATAAATCTACATTTTAATTAGGCCCAATGCacttttctattagtatagattgtctattaaattttcataaaattctaattttgcacataaattttaaaatatagtagGACAATTATATATTCAACTattgatttaatttgattttgctaTCAATCGAGATTTCGATTACATTAACTGCTGACATGACTCGTCGAATAATATGATTTTGCACACTTTCAAATAGTGGATGCAATGTGTCATCACAAACATAATTACTTTCTTCGCCAATTATTAATCGTCTTGTCATGCCAGCATTAAATTCGACCGTAATCACGATTGAtagcaaaatcaaattaaatcaatAGTTCAGTAATTATCACTCTATATTTGACTCATTCCATgctatatttttcaatatgaAATTGTAAAAGATGGATTTTTAAAtaatgttgttgttgttgttgttgtttttttttttttttttttttttgaaatcaaAACGAGATTGTATTTATTGCTggtaaaagagagaaaaaagagaaaaaagaaacacACTATATATAGGCTCTCGCAACTTCGCAAGCAAGAAGTCATGATTCCGTTTCTCATGCTCGTgctttattacaaatataattcaTGTTCACATTATTTATTTCATCAAGGGGATGTATGTTCAATCACTATCAAGTTTTTATTTTGTgaattatatttcattttctatttttttaaaatcaatattaatatgTTACGCAGTTACGAAAGTTTAAGTAACGTACTATTCAAAAGAAATGCGACAATATAAATAAGACGGTAAAAATCCAATCTCACGAGAAGAATCCTATCAATGTATTATAAGATAGTACAATGTTTGCAGCATTTCTAATGCGATATAAAATACGAGACATGACTAGCAAAATTCTCTCCCTATATACAGAGGTTACGTTACTAAGAATAATTATTTCtatgagaaatgaaaatgacgaataaattagtatataatattgaataaattACTTATAATGCATCAGTAGCTGCAATTCAGTTAATCGATGAAATTTTTGAACCCCTTAGAATTCGAACTCAAATTTCAATGATTATTCATGCATTATCGGCAATTTATTGAACACTATATACTACTACTtcttattcatatcaattctcATTATCATAATATATGACCATTctcattaaaattaatcattatatattatttaatttatccacgaaaattatagttttaatattattttcgtCCATCCACGTAATTTGTACTATTTCCTTTTCTGAAACTATcgcttatattttaaattttattcacACCCATTAcctatcaaaaaaaaaaaaacaatcatttAACACATCAATTTGAATAAATTTCTTTCTCCACCTTATAAATAATTGTCGAtgatttattaaaactcgtatcctTCAAATTACACTACAATTTCACGAACAGACCAAGCACTTAATATATAGTGTCGGCAAAATTAACAACACAATatattaatactccatccgtcctatTTCACTTGACCTAGTTTCTTCTCGGACCGTCCCACCCGActtgatctatttttttttaagtaataaATTTGCACTACAATAAATATGATCTAACATACTTTTACTTTACTTTACATTgcaatcttattttatttaatatccTCGtcgaaaagaaagaaactagGTCAAGTGAGATGAAACGGAAGAAGTAGTAAATTAGTATAGAAAATgctaaaagaaaagaaaggggGGCCCACATTGTTTCACATTCCACTGCCCAATGTCCCTTAGAACATGGAGAAAATTATGGCAGCTTTCCCTCCCTCCCTACTATAACTTCTCTCCTCTTCTCCAACTCCTCCTTCTTTCTAAATTCCAACATATTCCATAACAaaacctctctccctctccttctccctcaaatctaaaaaaattaaaaccccAAATCAAAAAAACAGAAGAAAAGTGAATTCACAACACAATACTACACACATGAtcaagtgagagagagagagagagagaatggacaTAGAAGTGGTGAAGTGCGAGTGCTGCGGGCTGAAGGAGGAGTGCACAGAAGAGTATATAAAGGAGGTGAAGGGAAAGTTCGAAGGGAAATGGCTGTGCGGATTGTGCTCGGAGGCGGTGAGGGATGAGGTGAGCAGAGGGAAGAAGGAATCCGCCATGGATGAAGCTGTCAGAGCTCACATGACCTTCTGCCGCAAGTACAAATCCAACCCCGCCGTCCGCGTCGCCGACGGCATGCGCCAGATGCTGCGCCGCCGCTCCGCCGCCCTGCCGCCCACCACGTCGCAGGTCGGAGATGACTCCACTTTCGGATATTACTAGGTAGCAGGAGGCGATGATGACTCATTAGATTCTCTCATTtcttattttcgaattttaggaataatttttttcttttttttttcctttgatCGCTGCCTTGTTTGTACAGCCGATTCGGTttttggtttttattttaactgGTTAAttagtttcatttttttttttcgtctaTTAATTGTTTTCATCGTATTGGTTTATTAGCTTGATTTTGAGGAGTGAGATTCTGTTTGGAGAGAGGGAAAAAAAggggaaggagagagagaatctAATTTTATAGCATTAAATTAATCTTTTCGTTCACGAAGATTGTATGGTAGAATTAAAAGATAAGTATAAAATGTGAAAAAAGGTTCACTAAAATTGAATGAAGAAACGAATACACCAAAATTAACGTGTGGTgaattaaataatcatttttttcattttttacgATTTCGTCCCCTAATTTTTTTCTCGACAACGGAATTGTTGAGTTGGAGTTTATGTGAATTAGTTCACCACATAATTTTCATATTGCGATGGTGTTTGCACTTTGCAGCAAAAgtgttgaatattgaaaattagaGCGCAGATACAGGATACAACATCATTTAGGCTTCACAAAAACGACATTGTCTTTATTAATTCATGTAAACTCCAATTAACCACTTCAGTGatcgaaaaaaaattgaaggaataaaatcataaaaattaaaaaaatggtaaTTTAATTTGTCACAGTTCAATAGTCatgttaaaattacaatttcGGATTAGTTCGTGAATTTAATTGTCAGAACTCCAAAAATAAAAGGGTATGCTCtttataaatagaagaaaataatacttcatccgtccacgaaatgagtacccatatttcctttttcgtccgtccataaaatgagtactcatttccatTTTTGGCAAGTTTACCCTACACATCTTTTaataatacactcaaaaagtgagacccttaaactattcacattACACtccatatattttttaaaactcgtgccgtttACAAATGAGTGTTCAtttgtggacgaagggagtaataaatatacCGTTTTTGGGGACGGAGATGAGTGAGTATAAAAAAggtaatttaattaaaaaatactaacaAAAAATGAGGTAAATGAAATCGAAAAATCAGATACTGAAATGGTCAAAGTTTGCTATGCTTACGTAATAAAATCTGGTTTTGATCTTCTTCATTTCTATTGAATTGGAGAAATGAATAAaaattgtgtgtgtatatattttAAGTTGTTAGTTAAGTGACTTGGTCAAAAAAGGCAATAATTAAATGTCAGCAAACCCAACTAACTCACAGTTTGAGTTGATGATTTTATTGTTTCCGAGAAAGCAACCGTAAACGTAACCAATTCAAGAGAGCTCAACTGTTTTCAGCATGTGAGgatcaatatttaattatttcatgtATAAATAGGTGCTAATATACAATTTTATATACTTAAACATTGTAATTCAATGATATTTCTGTCTATGTATGATTAATTTTTTCCACAAAACTCTTTGTGTGAGTAGTGGCCCCACATGCATACGATTATTTCTTATCTTTTTATGATGTAGAGATCTCATCTATATAcagataatttatttaattatataattatatacgATTATTTCTCATCTTTTTGTGATGTACGTCTCATCTACGTGCAGATAACTTATGTAATAAATAATCAATACtttttttgtaataaataaaaaatcaattgcATCAAGTGCAATTAAATGGTAGCAGTTGGGAGTGCATATGTTATATATTTAGGCCAATCAAATCTTATATTATAATGTGCAGTTTATAAAAGATTGATTTCTTCTAATGATGCACTCTGGAAAGTGGCAGTTGATTAACCATAATTATGGGCCAATTAGTAGGTCTATCTGCTCCACAATAGTGCTGATTACTTAACACTTAATTTCCACTCAAAAACCGTCCTAATTGTATTTGGGGATTTGTTTAATTATCAAAGTTTTAAAATCTACACGGGCACGGAGGCGCCAGACGAGATTGAACTCAAGATCTCTCACAAATGAGTTAGTTTTGCCACTTGAATTATGCTTCATTGACATTTCTTatcttacttttttttaattatttaatttccaaACATGAATATCAAATAAGTGCTAATAATAGTACAATatcataataatataaatagatatataGTCATGGTTTTACTACAAacataaattttacattttcacTACACATGTTTGGTCTTTTAAAGGCATACATTATCTACAACGTGACAGTCTGCGGCTTCTCGGACCAAACTACTATACTAAAAATCATGGCCACATGTATTATTTACTATGCCTTTATGAAAAAGCTCACAATCCATTCAAAAGTGAATATACCATTTTACACTTTACAAATGAATTATTCATTCATTTCATGTCATGCATGCCACAACTAGTTTGATTCCCCCAAACGTTACATTTTATATATAGCACTTTATTGAGATTAAGacttaaaataagaataacaaaaataaacGATGGTGATCAGGTTCAGACGTTGACTATATTTTATATGCGGATTCGTTTCACTCATATCAATCGCGAGAGAAACCGGCCTACTGATTTTATGGCGAGGAGAGGGCATCAGGTTCAGACGTTGACTACTTTCTATTGCTTCTCGGTCCCTCGTCATTTTCTTGCTCTGGTTAGGATGACCAGATTGGTTATCCTAACTTTAGATTTAGTTTTTATGTTGATAGCTTGTTTGATTtgactttttttcttttttattttattttctttgtcttCTGGATGTAGTCACTTTTGGGCTATATCCTTGTACGGTTCTGTTATGTCTGccttatgtttttatttgtgGTTTTTGTTGGATTCTGTCACTCTTGGGCAACATTATGCCTGGGACACTGGTTGATGATTTAATTACAGGTAGGGGGTCTGCCTAATCCCTCACTCATCGGGtgttaaaagaaaaaggaaaaagtaaataaataaacgaTGGTGATTCAAGATGTTACTTTACAACCACAACAATAGGTCAATAGGAATAACTTTTCTATAGGATTtgttccctttttttttttccttgaatTTTTGCACCACTTATTTTTATTGGTAGATTACCAGCCGCTCGTTTAGGGCTTGTTTGGAGTAAATTTGACGTTTTGTTCACATAATTTGATGCTCTTCACAATATCATGCTTTAAATGTTTCATTTATTTCTGATAAGGAAAGgtgatgtttatttttttttcgggCAGTATTTTGTTGGAGCTTACGATAGTGGAGAAGGCTCTGTTTGGCACAGATTCAATTGATTGAGTGCAGAAATGTACTAAATCAATGTCTAGATTATGATAAATAGTTGAATAATTAAACAAATGATAATTGTTGGGTTAGGCCTTTCTTGCATTTACCAAACAACTTGCTTGAATATACAGCAAGATAAATTCTAATCAGTTGTCACATAAAAAAGTTACTCCGATAAAttctaaaataatactccaaccgtcccaataataacgtcccaaattttctttttagacAATCCATTTATAATATTccaacccaaaaataaaaataattttactttATATACTATCTCTGTTTCTCTCTTACTTTACatctttcttaattttttactattctatctctcttttcatttattttatctacATTTTTTAGTTTACGTGTCCTATTTTTTTGGGATGGGGGAGtactagaaaataaataaattttgccAAATTATTGT
It contains:
- the LOC130991455 gene encoding uncharacterized protein LOC130991455, with amino-acid sequence MDIEVVKCECCGLKEECTEEYIKEVKGKFEGKWLCGLCSEAVRDEVSRGKKESAMDEAVRAHMTFCRKYKSNPAVRVADGMRQMLRRRSAALPPTTSQVGDDSTFGYY